In Macrobrachium rosenbergii isolate ZJJX-2024 chromosome 6, ASM4041242v1, whole genome shotgun sequence, a genomic segment contains:
- the LOC136839111 gene encoding uncharacterized protein → MTKSLASHQNHLSATSTATQLYHSSSFKKLELQERTNNDSLKSGLGQTQGQSKPLWFMPTNINNNTNSVLRNFTSVNNFDHMQVSKTGSDSDSDLTEDYSLHGHSKSIAYNALPFHLNAYQALLTGAKIPLKNNSSITRTSRMRSTPLTSRVANFGWIRNKRQNPVYLVQLQPRPVRVVQKKISSPLNLINILSFGSRNDGKQLKSFPPKSTSSQVSAFSFTDTVNSIPSPTSDSEVPDLVSVLSAAPPPVQKIRKAITREITDSDVTQVLAFLSRTIPSVNRRSKTKVEHIFTMKPSLDSNIPVTFRPSPRDPFLTPAEDNQVSNNHNSSSVNTGPSSFPLPSFTPSLPRFSQEPLPDKIDSRKRILLHQNTLGPIPSAAPVVLTTNESSSFATEVNNSSTSFERKPENKSTSFFPTYSSSLFLQGQFANSVLDNQNVHTLKQERPSRKLLPPTSSFGELPPFVEGVHMPTTPTFEHSAHNIADLKFLFNPSLKESLLSKNVAGNQMPKFPGPVFGPWKPITSPPKVLSSAGGDSEKEENLIFTDENAQQEGDISISTDLKPNIFSPTRNLSQTGALIFKDQNFLYISMFTPENQSIFVTEPSTEPELLTQLKLKSTSSIVSDASVQPLSHAITGQYVPQSHKEELHRPQTFIQTQNALQQNQAYKDKPIVQSHPQNLSHALNAVPQRYQGNDLQDQNMFMTAKNINLDPHNQPITKIQEHSGLQLLFNSQFQPENPANEQQTKFQSDQKVQTKPEVQQFQQGQLQTHVGSESQGEYRDEQQPQIKLQMQSQLQSHFQSEPQIQLQSEVHLPLMSHSEFKHQTESHVEQEAQSQSEKQKGDFQSPSDIQLEPNLQTKPQLQSTQLYLTTQPQSEAAPHVESHGISETQFPLMQEVLLKDHIHIDSKPQLQTENMLKHLFHSQPSDGLGQEVQSGPQFQVQPHIQPKLQLLPNRDFLSEEISHMKSQFHSEPQPLFAQQVKTEVRLDSEPQNEDSLPMQPSSEAAKQKDYEFSWTVSEPRSLLQYGHREKRLLGKTDGLYHVLLPDGRIQTVRYTADGNGYKANISYAAE, encoded by the coding sequence ATGACAAAATCGCTTGCATCACATCAAAATCATCTTTCGGCCACCAGTACAGCAACTCAGTTATACCACTCTTCTTCCTTTAAGAAGTTAGAACTgcaagaaagaacaaataatgaTAGTCTTAAGTCAGGCCTCGGACAGACCCAAGGGCAATCAAAACCTTTATGGTTTATGCCAactaacattaataacaatacaaattctGTGCTAAGAAATTTTACATCTGTGAATAATTTCGACCACATGCAAGTTTCTAAAACTGGCAGTGATTCAGATTCTGATTTAACAGAAGATTATAGTTTGCACGGACATTCTAAGTCCATAGCATACAATGCATTGCCGTTTCATCTGAATGCTTATCAAGCACTTTTGACAGGAGCAAAGATTCCTTTGAAAAACAACTCGTCTATAACTCGAACTTCTCGAATGAGATCAACACCATTAACTTCAAGGGTTGCAAATTTTGGTTGGATTCGAAATAAAAGGCAAAACCCAGTTTATTTGGTTcaacttcaaccacggccagtGAGAGTAGttcaaaagaaaatcagttcccctttgaatttaataaatattttatcctttGGTTCTAGAAATGATGGTAAGCAACTTAAATCATTTCCTCCAAAAAGTACCTCATCTCAGGTGTCAGCGTTTTCTTTTACTGATACAGTTAATTCTATACCTTCGCCAACATCTGACAGTGAAGTTCCAGATCTAGTATCTGTACTTAGTGCAGCACCACCTCCAGTGCAGAAAATCAGAAAAGCCATTACAAGAGAAATCACTGACAGTGATGTAACGCAAGTTTTGGCATTTCTTAGCAGAACAATTCCTTCTGTTAACAGACGGTCCAAGACCAAGGTGGAACATATTTTCACCATGAAGCCGTCATTGGACAGCAACATTCCTGTAACGTTTCGTCCTTCTCCCAGAGACCCTTTTCTTACTCCAGCTGAAGATAACCAGGTTTCTAACAATCATAACTCCTCTTCTGTAAACACTGGCCCATCAAGCTTCCCTTTGCCTTCATTTACTCCTTCATTGCCAAGATTTTCGCAGGAACCATTACCAGACAAAATAGACTCCAGGAAACGAATTCTCCTACATCAGAATACACTGGGGCCAATACCATCAGCAGCTCCTGTTGTTCTCACAACCAATGAATCTTCATCCTTCGCCACGGAAGTCAATAATTCTTCCACAAGTTTTGAAAGAAAACCAGAAAACAAGAGTACTTCCTTCTTCCCCACCTATTCATCTTCCTTATTTCTCCAAGGGCAGTTTGCTAACTCAGTATTAGATAACCAAAATGTTCATACTCTTAAACAAGAGAGGCCATCCAGAAAATTATTGCCACCAACTTCTTCCTTTGGAGAATTACCACCTTTTGTTGAAGGAGTCCACATGCCAACTACCCCAACTTTTGAACACAGTGCTCATAACATTGCTGATCTTAAGTTTCTCTTCAATCCTAGTTTAAAGGAAAGCTTATTATCTAAAAATGTAGCCGGCAATCAAATGCCAAAGTTTCCTGGGCCAGTCTTTGGGCCATGGAAACCAATTACCAGTCCTCCAAAGGTTCTTTCTAGTGCTGGTGGTGACtcagaaaaggaagaaaaccttatttttaccgATGAAAATGCACAACAAGAGGGTGATATAAGTATTTCAACAGATTTAAAACCAAATATCTTTTCCCCTACTCGAAATCTTTCTCAGACAGGTGCACTTATTTTTAAAGAtcagaattttctttatatttctatgtTCACCCCAGAAAATCAGAGTATATTTGTTACTGAACCATCAACTGAACCTGAATTGCTAACTCAATTGAAGTTAAAATCTACCAGTTCAATTGTGTCTGATGCATCTGTGCAACCTTTATCACATGCAATAACAGGTCAGTATGTCCCCCAGTCTCACAAGGAAGAGCTTCATAGACCACAAACATTTATTCAGACTCAAAATGCATTGCAGCAAAATCAAGCTTACAAAGATAAACCCATTGTTCAGTCACACCCTCAAAACTTGAGTCATGCGCTAAATGCAGTTCCTCAACGATATCAAGGTAATGATTTACAAGATCAAAATATGTTCATGAcagcaaaaaatattaatcttgacCCACATAATCAACCTATAACTAAGATTCAGGAGCATTCAGGACTACAACTTCTTTTTAACTCTCAGTTTCAGCCAGAAAATCCAGCAAATGAACAGCAAACTAagtttcagtcagatcagaaGGTTCAAACGAAACCAGAGGTTCAGCAGTTTCAGCAGGGACAGCTGCAGACTCATGTTGGATCAGAATCTCAAGGCGAATACCGGGACGAACAGCAACCCCAGATTAAACTGCAAATGCAAAGCCAGTTACAATCTCATTTTCAGTCAGAACCTCAGATTCAGTTACAATCAGAGGTACATTTGCCACTTATGTCTCATTCAGAATTCAAACATCAGACAGAATCCCATGTGGAACAAGAAGCTCAGTCCCAATCAGAAAAACAGAAGGGAGACTTTCAGTCGCCGTCAGATATCCAGTTAGAACCTAATTTGCAGACCAAACCTCAGTTACAATCAACACAACTTTATTTGACCACTCAGCCTCAGTCAGAAGCCGCCCCTCATGTTGAATCTCATGGGATTTCAGAGACCCAGTTCCCATTAATGCAAGAAGTGCTTTTAAAAGATCACATCCACATAGACTCAAAACCTCAATTGCAAACTGAAAATATGCTCAAGCACTTGTTTCATTCACAGCCTAGTGATGGATTGGGCCAAGAAGTACAGTCTGGACCCCAGTTTCAGGTACAACCTCATATACAGCCAAAGCTTCAGCTGCTACCTAACCGTGACTTCCTTTCCGAAGAAATCTCACACATGAAATCTCAGTTCCATTCTGAGCCTCAGCCTCTTTTTGCACAGCAAGTTAAAACTGAAGTTAGGCTGGATTCGGAGCCTCAAAACGAAGATAGTCTTCCGATGCAACCATCAAGTGAGGCGGCAAAG